The following proteins are co-located in the Prionailurus viverrinus isolate Anna chromosome A1, UM_Priviv_1.0, whole genome shotgun sequence genome:
- the NKX2-5 gene encoding homeobox protein Nkx-2.5 yields MFPSPALTPTPFSVKDILNLEQQQRSLAAGELSARLEATLAPASCMLAAFKPEAYAGPEAAAPALPELRAELGPAPSPAKCAPAFPGAPAFYPRAYGDPDPAKDPRADKKELCSLQKAVELEKPEADGAERPRARRRRKPRVLFSQAQVYELERRFKQQRYLSAPERDQLASVLKLTSTQVKIWFQNRRYKCKRQRQDQTLELVGLPPPPPPPARRIAVPVLVRDGKPCLGDSAPYAPAYGVGLNAYGYNAYPAYPGYGSAACNPGYSCAAAYPAGPPPAQSATAATNNNFVNFSVGDLNAVQSPGIPQGNSGVSTLHGIRAW; encoded by the exons ATGTTCCCCAGCCCTGCGCTCACGCCCACGCCGTTCTCGGTCAAAGACATCCTGAACCTGGAGCAGCAGCAGCGCAGTCTGGCTGCCGGGGAGCTCTCCGCGCGCCTGGAGGCCACCCTGGCGCCCGCCTCCTGCATGCTGGCCGCCTTCAAGCCCGAGGCCTACGCGGGGCCGGAGGCCGCGGCGCCCGCCCTCCCGGAGCTGCGCGCCGAGCTGGGCCCCGCGCCCTCGCCCGCCAAGTGTGCGCCTGCCTTCCCGGGAGCCCCCGCCTTCTATCCGCGTGCCTATGGCGACCCCGACCCTGCCAAGGATCCTCGAGCAGATAAGAAAG AGCTGTGCTCGCTGCAGAAGGCGGTGGAGCTGGAGAAGCCGGAGGCCGACGGCGCCGAACGACCCAGGGCGCGGCGGCGGAGGAAGCCACGCGTGCTCTTCTCACAGGCGCAGGTCTACGAGCTGGAGCGGCGCTTCAAGCAGCAGCGGTACCTGTCCGCGCCTGAGCGCGACCAGCTAGCCAGCGTGCTGAAGCTCACGTCCACGCAGGTCAAGATCTGGTTCCAGAACCGGCGCTACAAATGCAAGCGGCAGCGGCAGGACCAGACTCTGGAGCTGGTGGGgctgcccccgccgccgccgccgccggcccgcAGGATCGCGGTGCCCGTGCTGGTGCGCGATGGCAAGCCGTGCCTAGGGGACTCGGCGCCCTACGCGCCGGCTTACGGCGTGGGCCTCAACGCCTACGGCTATAACGCCTACCCCGCCTACCCGGGTTACGGTAGCGCGGCCTGCAACCCTGGCTACAGCTGCGCCGCTGCTTACCCGGCCGGGCCGCCCCCGGCGCAGTCGGCCACGGCCGCCACCAACAACAACTTCGTGAACTTCAGCGTCGGGGACTTGAACGCGGTGCAGAGCCCCGGGATTCCGCAGGGCAACTCGGGAGTGTCCACGCTGCACGGTATCCGAGCCTGGTAG